From the Paenibacillus tianjinensis genome, the window TCATTCTCCCTTTAATATACCTAAGGCCAGCAGGAGATTGAAGTTAAACCCGGACCTGAACGGAAAACTACTGGGTAATTATCTGACGGCTGTTAACTATGCGGACTATGCGCTTGGCACCTTTATTGAGAAGCTCAAACATGCCGGGCTTTGGAACCAGAGTGTTCTGGTCGTATACGGGGATCATTTCGGACTAAGCAAAAAGAAATATAATCCCGAGAAGATCAGCCAGACCTTTGGCATCCGTTATCACAAGCAGATCAGCACCCTAAACATTCCGCTCCTTATTCATCTGCCGGGGGAACACTCCGGACAAAGAGTTGAGCTTACGGGGGGGCAAACAGATATCCTCCCCACGATTGCAAACCTTATGGGAATTGATTTGAAAAGCTTAGGATTCACAGCATTCGGTCAGGATTTGCTGAACACTAAGCACAATACAATTGGAGTCCGGTATTATTTGCCGTCCGGCTCATTCTTTAATGATGAAATCCTATTTATTCCCGGTAAAAAGGGGTTTGAGGACGGGACAGCGACCTCCATTAAAAACTTCAAAAAAATAAAAAACATTGCACCCTACAGAACTGAATATGAGGAAATGATTAAACGCATGAAGCAATCTGATAAGTATGTTAAACAACTTCCTGTTCAAGTTAAATTGGAGCCTTAATGTATTGCTATAAGTCCCTTGGAAAAGCTGTCCAACATGGGCATTGTTTAGGTACAAGATGTATGATCCGCTGCTCCAGAACATAAAGTGTACAAGGTTACCTTTTATGGGGGAGTGAGGAAGGTTGAGCGTCCAGTTGCTTCTAAGTTATATTTTCTTGGGTTTAACATTAGCTGCGCCCATGGGGCCGGTAAATTCTGCACGTTTAGACAAGGGAATTAAGAATGGATTCTGGAATGCGTGGAGTGTCGGGGCCGGTTCGATGATCGCTGACGGCATATTTATGCTGCTTATTTATCTTGGAATGGTCCGGTTTCTGAATATGCCAGAAATTCAAATTTTTTTATGGCTTTTTGGAGGATTAGTACTGGTCTATTCCGGGGTGGAGAGTATTAGCACTGCTAACAAAGTTGATATTCAAGCCACTATGCGCAATAAAGAGTCGTTAACCAAAAGCTTTATGACCGGTTTTATGGTGTCGATTACAAGCCCGTTGTCTATTTTGTTTTGGCTTGGCATCTATGGCTCCATTTTGGCAAAAACCGCTTCGGCTTATGGTACCGCACACCTGTTCATTTACAGCAGTATGATATTCTTTGGGCTGGCGCTCTGGGATCTGACTGTAGCTTCTCTGACAACGGGGCTGCGCCGTTATTTGAACGATCATATGCTAAAGTGGGTTTCATTGATTTCAGGCATCTCTCTGATCGGATTCGGGGTCTATTTCTGTATACAGGGGATTAAAGCGCTGGCAGGTTAAACAATGCTGGATTATACGATTACATAAAGGATTGTGAATTTCTTGCATAAGCTGGGCGTTATAATGGAAAACTTCTGTAGTGTGAATCAACAGATTGATTCGATTTCTTAGGAGGTTACACGATGACAACTCAGGATCCGCAAGAGCTTCTTAAGCTTAAGCATGAGCAGGATGACGAAAAAAGGCAGTTCACAAACTTTGCCCGGGCTGTCTCCGCCCACGGTGAAGTAGAAGCAGGTCAGGAAAACAGTAATGACCGGCTGCCTGATGATCAAAACCGTATGAAATCCGTGGAGAACAGACAAATTTAAGGAATACAATTAAGCCGATCCCCCAAAGGATCGGCTTTTAAAGGTTAAACCCCATACATAATAAGGAGTTCATAGGATCAAATTAACATTAACTCAAGTGAACGGGGGATGCTGCATTGATTTTTCTTGGCATTTTCATTCTAGCGATTATGGGGACAATGCTGGTGGTGTTCCTTGACGTATTAGTATATCGTTTTTCATTCCAATCTGCATTGCTACACTTATACTTCATTCCTACTAATTCTTCATTTCGCTGGTTTCTTGGGGCTGCTCTCTTAACGGCTGGGGGGACCGACTTGAAAAACTCGGCTTTAATCAGGCGTTTAGTCTTCATGCTGTCGAGAAAAAGGGGGTGAGACCTCAATGAAGACAACCCGCCTTCAACCCTTTCACACATTTACAATCATGACTGTCTTTCTGCTGGGTACCTCCATTATTTTTGGAACTCCCCGGTTGGTAGAGGACACATGGATTGTAGACCTCATTACCCTTGTTCCTTCCTGCGCTTTATTCATGTTATATACCCGACTGTTAGTGGCTGGTAAGAGTAACGACCTATATTCGCTTTTATTTAAAATATGGGGACGTTTACTGGGCCAGGTTCTTGTATTAGGTTATACCGTGTATTTTTTATATATCGCCTCCCGGAACATACGCGACATGATTGAGTTAGTCAAGACAACACTTCTTGGGAGTACCCCTGAGGAATTGCTCATTCTCTTGTTCATTCTAGTCATTGCTTATGCTTCAGCCGGAGGACTATCTACGATTGGCCGTGTAGCCATCCCTGTTTTGGGTATGGTTCTCTTTTTCTTTCTCCTGCTTGCGGTTTTTCTCGGTTTCAGTGGATCATTGGACACCGAACGCATTCTTCCGCTACTCTCCAAAGGGGTCTCACCTGTAATTAATGCTACATGGAGAAGCACGATATGGTTTCCCTACGGAGAAATTATCGTGTTTCTCGTATTTGTGAATGGACTCGGGAGCCCAAGACGATTTCGGAAACTGGGATTAGCCGCGATGATTTGCAGTTGCTTCGTGCTAACCTTCTCTAGCCTCCTGCAGATCTGTACACTCGGGAAGGAGAACATGAAATTCTCGGTCTTTGCATTATTGGACGCAGCAAGACAAATCAACATTGGCGACTTTATTACCCGTATGGATGCGCTGGTGGCGTTTATTATCTTCTTTAGTGTTCTTGTAAAATGTTCGATCTTTTTATACGCTGGCACGAAGGGTGCCGGTTTAGTATTTAAGAAAAGCTCTAGAAAGTTCACATTACCATGTGCGTTCCTTATTGGCGGCTATTCCATTTTAGTTACGAACAATTATGGTGAACATATCGAGGAAGGTTTGGAACATGTCATCTACTGGTTGCATATACCGATGCAGCTGGCTATTCCGGCTGCTACTCTGCTTCTTGTCTGGATTCGTAACCTGAAGGGAGAAGAATTATGACTACAGATGAAATAAAGCCAAGTACCGTAATTAATATGGAGTCTGTAAAAGAGGAAATCGAACGGCGTTTGGGAGGAACCTCTGATTTGGCATCCGTAACGGTTAGGATTTTTGGAGAAATAGGGGTGTTTAGCTATTTGACCTCAATGACAAATACTGCTTTTCTAATGGATAATGTAATAAAACCACTCACTCACGCTGCGAGCCCCGTGGATAAACTCCAAAAGAACCAGTGGCTTGATCGAATCCGAGAACAGTATTTGCCGGGTTTAACCATGGAGGCTTCCAATGACCCAGAGCATTTCACAGACTTAATAATGAAAGGTTATGCCGCTTTATATCTCTCCGGTATGACAGAAGTGTTAATGATTGATATCAAGGAACTTGAAACACGCGCTGTTACGGAGCCGACTACACAGAGTGTAGCCATTGGCCCTAAGGATGGGTTCACCGAAGCAGCGGATACGAATATCAGCTTAATCCGGAGGAAGATTCAGAACCCAAACCTGCGCTTTGAGAAATATGAACTTGGCGAGATGACAAAGACGTCTATTTACCTCTCCTATGTAGATGACTTAGTTGAAAAGGACGTCTTGAATCAAATCCGCGATAAAATTCAAGAGCGAAAAATGGACAGTCTGTTCGCTTCCAGTAACCTTGACACCCTGTTCCAGTCCAAAGAAATTTCGTTGTTTCCGACAGTCTATGCCAGTGAAAGGCCAGATAATATTTGTAATGGTTTGATGGATAAGCGTGTCGCCATTATCGTTAACGGTAGTCCGTTCGTGCTAATGCTTCCCTCACTATTTAATGATTACTTCAGATCACCTGAGGATGTCTACCAGTGGTTCTCCTTCGGTGTTTTTATCAGGTACCTGCGATATTTGTCCTTTCTGATCTCACTCTGTATGCCGGCGCTCTATATCTCAATCACTTGTTATCATCAGGAGCTGATTCCGACCCTGCTGCTCACGAGCATAGCCGCCCAGCGGCAAGGAATTCCATTCCCGGTTGTTTTTGAGGTTTTGGTGCTCGAGATCACATTTGAGATCCTTAGAGAAGCCGGAACCCGCATGCCGCGCATTATCGGACAATCCATCTCGATTGCAGGCGCGCTGGTACTTGGACAAGCTGCTGTTTTGGCGGGATTTGTATCAAATGTCAGCTTAATCGTTGTTTCGTTAACGGTTATTTCAGGCTTTGTATCCCCAATCTACAGCTTTGGTGCAAGAATACGTTTATTCCGATACGGGCTTATCGTACTCGGTTCCATCCTTGGTTTGTTTGGCGTCTTCCTTTCAGGTGCGTTTTTGTTGATTCACTTATCGCGTATCGAACCTTTCGGGATACCCTATCTAACATCCAGTCTTACGAAGCGCGCAAAAAAGGGGGAGCGAAATGCTGCGTAAAGGTTTAATTCTAGTTATGGCGGCTATCCTATGTCTGCTTCAAAGCGGCTGCTGGGATTGGGTGGAGGTGAACCAGTCCTCGATGTTAACCGGAATGGCGATTGAGCCTGGGAAGAATGGAATGTTAAAGCTCACCATGGAAGTGTTAAATCCCGCCGAGGCGCAAAGAGTACAAAACGGCAGTGGAGGGCCGCCTACACTACTATATACCATGGAAGGAAAATCAATCAGTGAAGCATCTTCCCGGATGAATGAGATGGTTGAACGTAAAATCATCTTCTCTCATATTCATATGGTTATCATTGATGCAA encodes:
- a CDS encoding spore germination protein is translated as MTTDEIKPSTVINMESVKEEIERRLGGTSDLASVTVRIFGEIGVFSYLTSMTNTAFLMDNVIKPLTHAASPVDKLQKNQWLDRIREQYLPGLTMEASNDPEHFTDLIMKGYAALYLSGMTEVLMIDIKELETRAVTEPTTQSVAIGPKDGFTEAADTNISLIRRKIQNPNLRFEKYELGEMTKTSIYLSYVDDLVEKDVLNQIRDKIQERKMDSLFASSNLDTLFQSKEISLFPTVYASERPDNICNGLMDKRVAIIVNGSPFVLMLPSLFNDYFRSPEDVYQWFSFGVFIRYLRYLSFLISLCMPALYISITCYHQELIPTLLLTSIAAQRQGIPFPVVFEVLVLEITFEILREAGTRMPRIIGQSISIAGALVLGQAAVLAGFVSNVSLIVVSLTVISGFVSPIYSFGARIRLFRYGLIVLGSILGLFGVFLSGAFLLIHLSRIEPFGIPYLTSSLTKRAKKGERNAA
- a CDS encoding GerAB/ArcD/ProY family transporter; the encoded protein is MKTTRLQPFHTFTIMTVFLLGTSIIFGTPRLVEDTWIVDLITLVPSCALFMLYTRLLVAGKSNDLYSLLFKIWGRLLGQVLVLGYTVYFLYIASRNIRDMIELVKTTLLGSTPEELLILLFILVIAYASAGGLSTIGRVAIPVLGMVLFFFLLLAVFLGFSGSLDTERILPLLSKGVSPVINATWRSTIWFPYGEIIVFLVFVNGLGSPRRFRKLGLAAMICSCFVLTFSSLLQICTLGKENMKFSVFALLDAARQINIGDFITRMDALVAFIIFFSVLVKCSIFLYAGTKGAGLVFKKSSRKFTLPCAFLIGGYSILVTNNYGEHIEEGLEHVIYWLHIPMQLAIPAATLLLVWIRNLKGEEL
- a CDS encoding LysE family transporter, with translation MSVQLLLSYIFLGLTLAAPMGPVNSARLDKGIKNGFWNAWSVGAGSMIADGIFMLLIYLGMVRFLNMPEIQIFLWLFGGLVLVYSGVESISTANKVDIQATMRNKESLTKSFMTGFMVSITSPLSILFWLGIYGSILAKTASAYGTAHLFIYSSMIFFGLALWDLTVASLTTGLRRYLNDHMLKWVSLISGISLIGFGVYFCIQGIKALAG